The Bombus huntii isolate Logan2020A chromosome 2, iyBomHunt1.1, whole genome shotgun sequence genomic interval GTATGTCGGTTCCTTTTTGTGGTTATACGTCCTAATATTAGATTTTTAGTATACAAAAATGCCTTTTCTTCTACTCTGCAGTTTATCAAATGTGTTAATACTaatcatataattatatttctaaggacttaagataatttattttGACGTTAATCGATGCTTCCTAAAGAAAGCGTAATGAAAAGGTTCTAtactgtatgtatatatttttcgtgCTGtacatgttgataataatttttgtatttacgTCAATCTATACCATCTATTTGCATAAAAGATTTAAATTTCAGAAACACAACAATGGAACATTCtagaatattttcaaataatatatcttctacTATAGATGAAATTAGGCCCCTTATAGAAAAtgtattacaaatatatttttaatatgtatcttacaaatttttatacaaacataatattaatttaattatttatacttGCAGCAACCAGGCATTTCATTAAGCACATTATTGAACATTCAAAGAGTTCAAACTCCTACAGAGCCTGTACCTCTTTCATCTGATAATTATATCATTGATGTTGAAGATcaatcaatgaatgatgtttCAGTTCATGAtaatcatcatcatcatcaaaCAACTGCAacagacaattttttaaataatatccgTGAGGCTGCTAATGAAGTTGTGGGTGAAAGccaaaataataatagtaataatgttattaatcataataacaataataataacaatgataTAGAAGACGCTACAGCAGAGGCAGTACGAATTAGTCCACGAACACGTGCATTCTTTAAAGGACTTAAAAGATATATTCCTTTTGTTCTTATTCTTTTTGCCAAAGGCCTGTATGATCACAGAGCCAATATATTAAACTTTATAGTATTAGTtgttgtatttaattatactaataacgttgtaaaacgtGAAATTGCAAAACAAAACAATAAAAGTTGGCTATCACTCTTAGTTATTACGTGTTATATTATTGGATGTATAgtttttattcattttgaatATGATACATATCTATTTTCTTCATATACACAATCTCTTAGCATTTGGGAATTACTGTGGTCagttttaataaaagatcTTGTTTTGAAATTGattactattatttttaaagttttTTTAACATGTTTGCCTTCAAAACTTTTGGCTCTTCGAAAAAGGGTAAGTTCTACTAtggttattaaatattattagttAATTAGGAAATCAAATGACAATGTTATTTTAgggaaaatattttgttatggTGGAGGCATCATCTCAACTTTCCCGATGTGTTGCACCTATTCAACCAtggttatattatttttttgaaagtTATCAAGGTTCAGAAAAGATCTTTGGAGTATTACTTTCTTTATTGTATATAGTAAGCAAAGGAACTGATTTATTTTCgtgtataaaattatttcaaactgCTATTTGGAAGCTATTTCAAAATGTGGTATGTTTTATACTTTCtagtaaataaaagaatataaatttatgaaacaaaattaataattaactgAATTACAGAATTTAGGAGTATCGCCATCGAAAGAGCAATTAATAGCATCCGGTGGAATTTGTGCAATTTGTCACGATCAATATTCAATGCCCGTGAGATTGCAATGTAAGCATATTTTTTGTGAAACATGTGTTTTAACTTGGTTGAATCAAGAATATTCGTGCCCATTATGTCGAGCAATAATCGCAGATGATCTTTTGTATCGAGATGGTCATACAAGCCTTCTTGTTCAGCTGTATTGACTTTCATATATAGTAtatgaaattgtattttttcacTACTAATTGTACTCAATAAGAATTTGTATTAAgcatttaatatatataaaacgaaacttttttaaatgcTTTATAATAATGTTATCTTTACGTTAATCACTTATCAGTTATCCTGATATCCATAGAAAAAAAGTAATCTTTATAtttcgataattaaaaaaaattatcggaaggttatataaatttaacagCTGTGTAATATAACTTGTATATACGAAAcaagaaaattattcatataagaaaataaaatttatatcttgaAAGTGATTTaccaattattaattaattatttatttatgaaaataatgtaagTGGTTCATCgaaataatgaataattacaaattttcttcatacatattattacattatgtttggtgtctttataacgtattcaaaggtgtgattttttttatttcatacatGATAATGAACACAAATTGTCATAgtgtgaaaaaaatataactatATAAAACTGGCTTAGAATCTAAATTATATTCGTTGCTGATTATATTTTAGCATTTGGTCGTTAACGTTCTAGATAAAACGTTGTGTGcatgtaatataattaaaatcacACTCGAAACAGGTTTCATTGATGTACAACGTATAAGTATTTTCTCTGAGACATTACAAAACATATTGTCATATAGGACTTTAACACTGACAAtaaagtaattattatataaggGTATTTTTTTAGCATACATAGAAAAATAGTTCATAAAACACTGGCTTTCAAGCGTGCTTGGAAGTACTCTCCATCGCCTTTAGTTGCTTGCTTGTTTATCTCTTTATGACGCTCCCTACTTACTAGTTCTTCTAAGACTTCTCCATCACCTTTAATTAACCTGTGAAAGCATTAacttacatataaatatatattttttatttacacactgttaatatatttgcattttttattaaGAATACCTGTATCTTCCAGTTTCTTCATCATAAACTCTACGTATTACACTCTGCTTTTTTTCCCATTCCTCTTTTGTCATTGGTGCCATTGCTTTTGACTTTTCAGATACTTCTTGTGAATTATCTTTAGAAACACTTTCTTTGGGTTTGTCAGTATTTCGTGTTTTTTTCTTAGatcttttcaatttcttcttcaattttttcttcatccttttcttcttcctacGCTTTTTCATAGCCTTCTTTAGTTTTTTAGCTTTTCTTCTTGCTTTTTTGCGTTTTTTCTCATCCTCAGAAGTATCTGTACTGCTACTACTACAACTACTGCTGCTACTGTTACTACTAGAACTGCTGCTAGTACTGTCAGTGCTACTGCTAATGCTCGAGGAACTTGAGGATGACAAAGATCTTTTCCTCTTTGATTTCTTGCGAATATGGTCAGCTTTATCTTGTATGTCTTcatctcttttcttttcttttccctttatATGAGTCTCATCTGTATCTTTCCTTTTTGACTCTACTTTTTCAGCACTAGTTTGTTTTACATATCTTTCCTTCGATTCACTCTCCCTAGATTGTTCACTAGACTCCTTTATGTTTCTTTGATGATCATGATCCATAGTGCTTCTACTTCTAGACCTATCATAAGGTGGTCTTCGACTGTTatgatttaaaaatctatTACCTCTCCTTTCATTATTATACCTATTATATTGCAAATTATTGTGTCTATTTCTATCATAAAATCCAGAATGTTTATAAGGTCGATATCCAAAAGTACGTTTACGATTATCCAAATATCCACTCCGCCCTTTATAATATCCTCTGCCTTCCCTTGGATTCTGTCGATATGGTCTAACACCATTTTCATATCTTTTATCCCACTTGTCGCTTCTCTTTTCCCTATCATTTTGGTGCTTAACCTCGTGACTGGAAACACTAGATGAACTGGAGCTGCTAGAACTACTCCTATGCTTTGACTTTTTCCTTTTGTCCTTACTGCACGTGTTACGTCTTTTTTTCTTAGAATCAGAATCATCACTCTGAGAAGACATTGATTgtttcctctctctttcgtcTTTCGATTTTATACATTGTTCTGGTCGTAAATCACCTTTTTCTCTATTACTCATCGTAACGTATTATTTATTCTCTAAATCAATTAAATTCGTATTAAACTTAGATATTATgtcttttaacatttatttacCGTTTAATTCCATCTACAATTAACCTCCTACATTATAATCGAAGGTTTTTTACTACGAAGTGTTTTCAtacgaaataatatataagaaCCACATATAAGGGGATACGTTAACAACAAAATACCataaaatagtttttaaatGCATATGCACTATCAATATTCTAGTACATCCCGCTAGAACGTAACTAACCTCGATCTAACAAATTACAAAAGTCTCCTTCATCGATTTccatttcaaaaatttgtcaaaactTAAGGCAATTTTTCATGATATAGTGACGTAAGATATTTAGGGTTTTTTGTTACTACATTTCCATCCATTGGCAATGGTTCATTAATTCCTATAATTAGGCGCTTGGTTTACAAACATCacgtaaatgaaatattttagtcTTTAATTTAACAATTGACAGTAACTTTTTTCTtactaaaatttatttcttaaacaTATTTACTGCTTTCCATGACTAAATATTACTGTAACTCTTTAGAAAAAGGTTCTTGATTTTCTTATTAACGCATTTTGATTTTTGCAAGAAACCTATATTCTACTCTTATatagataataaattttcaattgttTTATCTCTTTTCACTTcagtatcaaatttttattaaaatttctatcaaTATGGTTcctatattaaaataaagatacacctaatttttattatttttctaaaattcttGGCGTTATTTACGTACTTGAAATAATGAAGCGTTTGGGGGATAAATGTAACTGTAAAGACAAAGTAAGTCATTAAcctactattattattattatcttcttCACTATGaaaatacttttttaaatcattACCAAATTTTAccagtaataaaaaatatatacaaaataaaaatttcataaaaatcgtATTGGACCTATTTCATGATATACAATTTAGCATTAACAAAAAAAATCtcaattttataatgaaaccttctctttaaaaaaatattaactcCCCAGTgtgcaaataataaatatgtagacgtaaaacgattaatttattactaacACGCTCAAAAAATGTTTACCAATGTTAAATTATCtaaacttaaaaagaaatCAACAGTTTAAAAGCGTAATTGTGATTAcggtataatattttatatcgtcaTTGGACTTTGTTGCCGTTATATCAATGTTCGATAATGATTATTACCCTTAGAAAGTGTAAGAGTCGTACTAAATAAATGTCTGTCGTTCGCTACGAAATTATAGAATTAGAATACTCAGTGATTGTTGttcgaaattaaatataaCTTGTCCGAGTGCCAACACGGTTGTTGACCTTCCCAACTTCGTTCATAGTCCTGAagttatgaaaaatttcactcttttccttttagtgttacaaaaattattttgattataGTTTTCGATTCTCTAATATACGTATTAAGAAATCATTTGCTCAACAAATGATAATTGTATCAATTCCCATTAACTTCTTGgacataatttaatttcgaaacaccatgtttttct includes:
- the LOC126877948 gene encoding ADP-ribosylation factor-like protein 6-interacting protein 4: MSNREKGDLRPEQCIKSKDERERKQSMSSQSDDSDSKKKRRNTCSKDKRKKSKHRSSSSSSSSSSVSSHEVKHQNDREKRSDKWDKRYENGVRPYRQNPREGRGYYKGRSGYLDNRKRTFGYRPYKHSGFYDRNRHNNLQYNRYNNERRGNRFLNHNSRRPPYDRSRSRSTMDHDHQRNIKESSEQSRESESKERYVKQTSAEKVESKRKDTDETHIKGKEKKRDEDIQDKADHIRKKSKRKRSLSSSSSSSISSSTDSTSSSSSSNSSSSSCSSSSTDTSEDEKKRKKARRKAKKLKKAMKKRRKKKRMKKKLKKKLKRSKKKTRNTDKPKESVSKDNSQEVSEKSKAMAPMTKEEWEKKQSVIRRVYDEETGRYRLIKGDGEVLEELVSRERHKEINKQATKGDGEYFQARLKASVL
- the LOC126877974 gene encoding RING finger and transmembrane domain-containing protein 2 isoform X2 — protein: MLPKESVMKRFYTQPGISLSTLLNIQRVQTPTEPVPLSSDNYIIDVEDQSMNDVSVHDNHHHHQTTATDNFLNNIREAANEVVGESQNNNSNNVINHNNNNNNNDIEDATAEAVRISPRTRAFFKGLKRYIPFVLILFAKGLYDHRANILNFIVLVVVFNYTNNVVKREIAKQNNKSWLSLLVITCYIIGCIVFIHFEYDTYLFSSYTQSLSIWELLWSVLIKDLVLKLITIIFKVFLTCLPSKLLALRKRGKYFVMVEASSQLSRCVAPIQPWLYYFFESYQGSEKIFGVLLSLLYIVSKGTDLFSCIKLFQTAIWKLFQNVNLGVSPSKEQLIASGGICAICHDQYSMPVRLQCKHIFCETCVLTWLNQEYSCPLCRAIIADDLLYRDGHTSLLVQLY
- the LOC126877974 gene encoding RING finger and transmembrane domain-containing protein 2 isoform X1; this translates as MEHSRIFSNNISSTIDEIRPLIENQPGISLSTLLNIQRVQTPTEPVPLSSDNYIIDVEDQSMNDVSVHDNHHHHQTTATDNFLNNIREAANEVVGESQNNNSNNVINHNNNNNNNDIEDATAEAVRISPRTRAFFKGLKRYIPFVLILFAKGLYDHRANILNFIVLVVVFNYTNNVVKREIAKQNNKSWLSLLVITCYIIGCIVFIHFEYDTYLFSSYTQSLSIWELLWSVLIKDLVLKLITIIFKVFLTCLPSKLLALRKRGKYFVMVEASSQLSRCVAPIQPWLYYFFESYQGSEKIFGVLLSLLYIVSKGTDLFSCIKLFQTAIWKLFQNVNLGVSPSKEQLIASGGICAICHDQYSMPVRLQCKHIFCETCVLTWLNQEYSCPLCRAIIADDLLYRDGHTSLLVQLY